The sequence AAACGGAAACAGTCCAACCGGTAGAAGAAGAGCCCGTTGTGGCGGCAGTGGAAGCCCCGGCAGAGCCTCAAGTTGAGGAAGCGGCTGAAGCTTAACGCCAAATTCGGCTACGCTTTCGGTTAGACCTGGCCTCAACCGGTTTTTTCCCATGCCAGACTACAAGGCGCTTGCTCACCTCCTTATCGAACCCCTAGTCAGCCCCGCTGGGCTGCAGATGGACTTGGAAACCACCTGTGCTGGGCAAAAAGTCTGGCTACGCCTAGCCTTTGACCCGAAAGATCGTGGACGGGTGTTCGGGCGGGGCGGGCGAACCCTGCAGGCGATTCGGCAGGTGATGATGGCAGCGGCTCAGTTGGCTGGGCAATCTCTGCATATCGAAGTCTACGGAGATGGCGGGGAACGGCATCGGGAGGGGCGGGAATGAGTCAGATTCTCACGTTCTTGGGCAAGGGGGGGACAGGCCGCAGCACCTTGGCGGTGGCGGCAGCACGTGCTGCCGCTCAACAGGGACGACGGGTGTTGTTGGTGGGCCATCAGGCGGGGCCAGGACTGGAAATGCTCTTGGGCGGGATCCCGCTGTCGGGGGATCCTGTAACCATTGCTGCCAATTTAAGTGTGGTGCAACTGCGGACGACCCAGCTGCTGGAGCAAAACTGGACGGCAGCCAAAGAGCTAGAGGCCCAGTATGTGCGTACCCCTTTTTTCCGCGAGATCTACGGGCAGGAACTGGGGGTGTTGCCGGGGATGGATCAAGCCCTTGCCCTGGAAGCCTTGCGTCGCTACGATGCCAGCGGCCAATACGACTGCATTCTCTACGATGGGCCAGGGGATCTCACCACACTGCGGGCATTCGGGATCCCTGAGGTGGCCAGTTGGTACTGGCGACGGGCTTCCAAAGCTTTTTTGGGCTCCGATTTGGCCAAAACCCTGCGGCCTTTCGCGGAGCCGCTGTTGCGTTCCGTGAGCAATGTCGAGTTTGCCTCCCTAGAGGATCTGCCGGATCGCATGGGGGGCATGACCAACATTTTGGAG comes from Thermostichus vulcanus str. 'Rupite' and encodes:
- a CDS encoding ArsA family ATPase; translation: MSQILTFLGKGGTGRSTLAVAAARAAAQQGRRVLLVGHQAGPGLEMLLGGIPLSGDPVTIAANLSVVQLRTTQLLEQNWTAAKELEAQYVRTPFFREIYGQELGVLPGMDQALALEALRRYDASGQYDCILYDGPGDLTTLRAFGIPEVASWYWRRASKAFLGSDLAKTLRPFAEPLLRSVSNVEFASLEDLPDRMGGMTNILEQGRQAIADPRRVLVHLVTTLDPIAIQTARYLWGSAQMVGLTVGGLWVTPIGSAEVPAAEFAPLTVRALPTRQGSDWSGLEAAVGGMFTVPDVPPPLAIDEGSRTVKLFIPGFTKAQIELSQSGPELTITAGDQRRNLFLPPSLAGRQVTGAKFQEPFLLISFG
- a CDS encoding KH domain-containing protein produces the protein MPDYKALAHLLIEPLVSPAGLQMDLETTCAGQKVWLRLAFDPKDRGRVFGRGGRTLQAIRQVMMAAAQLAGQSLHIEVYGDGGERHREGRE